One Herpetosiphonaceae bacterium genomic region harbors:
- a CDS encoding metallophosphoesterase family protein: MRVALISDIHGNLVALETVLADLAGQAVDRIVCLGDVAATGPQPHEAIERLRALNCPVVMGNTDEWLITARPATAASDEIHQAIDRWCREQLTAADLDFLRTFAPTIEVALDDKTALLCVHGSPRSNTEAIETTTPDDALAPMLSNTAALVIASGHTHVQMLRRYNGQIVINPGSVGLPYEILGASDEIRNPPWAEYAILSWHGQRLGIELRRVPLDIRAVTRAALESGMPYVEAWVRDWR, from the coding sequence ATGCGCGTTGCACTGATCTCGGATATTCACGGCAACCTGGTAGCGCTGGAGACGGTGCTCGCCGATCTCGCAGGCCAGGCGGTCGATCGGATCGTTTGCCTCGGCGATGTCGCCGCGACCGGCCCGCAGCCGCACGAAGCGATCGAGCGGCTGCGCGCGCTCAACTGTCCGGTGGTTATGGGCAATACCGATGAGTGGCTGATCACTGCGCGGCCAGCGACCGCAGCCAGCGACGAGATTCATCAGGCGATCGATCGCTGGTGCCGCGAGCAACTGACCGCCGCCGACCTGGACTTCCTGCGCACGTTCGCGCCGACGATCGAGGTCGCGCTCGACGACAAGACCGCGCTGCTGTGCGTTCATGGCTCGCCGCGCTCGAACACGGAAGCGATCGAGACAACCACGCCCGACGATGCCCTCGCGCCGATGCTGTCGAACACCGCCGCGCTGGTTATCGCCAGCGGTCACACGCACGTCCAGATGCTGCGCCGCTACAACGGGCAGATCGTAATCAATCCCGGCAGCGTTGGCCTGCCCTACGAGATCCTCGGCGCGAGCGATGAGATCCGCAATCCGCCCTGGGCGGAGTACGCGATCCTGAGCTGGCACGGCCAGCGCCTGGGCATCGAGCTACGCCGCGTGCCGCTCGACATCCGTGCGGTGACGCGGGCGGCGCTTGAGAGCGGCATGCCGTATGTGGAAGCGTGGGTCAGAGATTGGCGCTAG
- a CDS encoding DnaA N-terminal domain-containing protein, whose amino-acid sequence MSTPGPDGLPALFRAGDIGVSSEWRDITYDWAPILTADGVFIYSYLRDMFDNQRMLRPFILDPDGPTKQRIQRILGRRTGWAIQGPEYLLSTVGLVHVEVQYGSSGDIERPHHTAATYYVVGRLDHPVLDWKMLERVLDALLVALEPAAADPLGATRQKDAQAALRSLGQAGMLQNTDPEDLFDPDGAWPSLLPALIQDERWARLFAHLHGVDALQPYRQQARAWVEWSQRRAARLMQENRAIANQLLSAQRRYPRGGGHNGTPGIPNTSPGAGVPAVPGTDAAGTGVPGTTERGSSMPGTIASSCVPEGLAVTQTPDVSAESPQSPQGLAVTRRPLGTGGEEAQQQRESQEQVDVSAESLLRDLIIMPWSHETSNPPFGETPIQSIGGTRLARSLIEPAVGDIPLVAPHIRDDELSSTRHDSHFWQAVQQILYGGQQRYAYTEGEKKAAYRLFKRTNTPIGVVLAALRAVMSLPESLRPRRFGDALKLPVFHQCVQQALSLVQARGSAESSAIWPQFLQAYRSIGQTTSLRDVSVPEYHVLKALFERQPDECWEVLQRAEQAATPPQLSVAYLRRAISNNQQAAARRALQPADPCATRRPPGTRAKAASVPEALQDVPAPSDARRLLLEREGVNPAILTAAITQEQIEAWIAEADVRRAEIKDRAAWLAWGIRSGHLPQDHPKLPRGPQRAGVSGAQTLAPGLCACGRYTGGGLCPACAVPAADQQPQAAGSKQAEQPQQVWHVALDSLRKHLPYSEFETWIRETSLVQLEDQQAIVGTPNIFARDKLQESYAPLIADTLHTLLGFPVQVAVVLDSRLSYYR is encoded by the coding sequence ATGTCAACCCCTGGACCCGATGGGCTACCAGCGCTCTTCCGCGCAGGCGACATCGGGGTATCTTCTGAATGGCGCGACATAACCTACGATTGGGCACCCATCTTGACCGCAGATGGAGTGTTCATCTACAGCTATCTGCGGGATATGTTCGACAATCAGCGGATGCTCAGGCCGTTCATCCTCGATCCCGATGGTCCTACCAAACAACGGATTCAGCGTATCCTGGGACGGCGTACCGGCTGGGCGATCCAGGGGCCGGAATACCTGCTATCTACCGTCGGGCTGGTGCATGTCGAAGTCCAGTACGGCTCCAGCGGCGACATAGAGCGTCCTCACCACACGGCAGCCACCTATTATGTCGTCGGACGGCTGGATCATCCGGTGCTGGATTGGAAGATGTTGGAGCGCGTGCTGGATGCGCTGTTGGTCGCGCTCGAACCTGCCGCCGCCGATCCACTCGGCGCTACTCGCCAGAAGGATGCTCAGGCTGCCCTGCGATCGCTGGGCCAGGCGGGTATGCTGCAAAACACCGATCCCGAAGACCTCTTCGATCCTGACGGCGCGTGGCCGTCGCTGCTCCCGGCGCTGATTCAAGACGAGCGCTGGGCCAGGCTATTTGCCCATCTGCATGGCGTAGACGCGCTTCAGCCCTACCGCCAGCAGGCCCGCGCCTGGGTCGAGTGGTCGCAACGCCGAGCTGCGCGGCTGATGCAGGAGAATCGCGCCATCGCCAATCAGCTTCTCTCAGCGCAGCGGCGTTATCCCCGTGGTGGTGGACATAATGGAACACCGGGAATACCGAACACATCGCCGGGTGCCGGGGTACCGGCAGTGCCAGGGACAGATGCGGCAGGGACAGGTGTGCCAGGGACAACGGAGCGTGGGTCGAGCATGCCAGGGACAATCGCGTCCTCATGTGTCCCTGAGGGTCTTGCAGTGACTCAAACACCTGATGTCTCCGCCGAGTCCCCGCAGAGTCCCCAGGGTCTTGCAGTGACTCGAAGACCTCTAGGGACAGGCGGCGAAGAAGCGCAGCAGCAGCGCGAATCTCAGGAGCAGGTGGATGTCTCCGCCGAGTCCCTGCTGCGTGATCTGATCATTATGCCTTGGAGTCATGAGACATCGAATCCTCCTTTTGGGGAGACTCCGATCCAGTCCATCGGCGGGACTCGGCTGGCTCGGTCATTGATCGAGCCAGCCGTTGGAGACATTCCGCTGGTAGCGCCGCACATCCGCGACGATGAGCTTTCGAGCACCCGGCACGACAGCCACTTCTGGCAGGCGGTGCAGCAGATCTTGTACGGCGGTCAGCAGCGCTACGCCTATACCGAAGGCGAGAAAAAAGCGGCCTATCGTCTGTTCAAGCGAACGAATACGCCCATAGGTGTCGTACTGGCGGCGCTGCGGGCCGTCATGTCCCTGCCGGAGTCCCTGCGTCCGCGCCGCTTTGGCGATGCGCTCAAGCTGCCTGTGTTTCATCAGTGTGTCCAGCAAGCGTTGTCCCTGGTTCAAGCGCGCGGCTCAGCCGAATCGTCGGCGATATGGCCTCAGTTCCTCCAGGCGTATCGCTCGATCGGCCAGACGACCAGCCTGCGCGACGTGAGTGTCCCTGAGTATCATGTGCTCAAAGCGCTCTTCGAGCGGCAGCCCGATGAATGCTGGGAGGTGCTTCAGCGCGCGGAGCAGGCGGCGACACCGCCGCAGCTCTCGGTAGCCTACCTGCGGCGGGCGATCAGCAATAACCAGCAGGCGGCTGCCCGGCGCGCATTGCAACCTGCCGATCCCTGCGCTACCAGGCGACCTCCAGGGACACGCGCGAAGGCCGCATCTGTCCCTGAAGCGCTACAGGATGTCCCTGCGCCATCCGATGCTCGCCGTCTGCTGCTAGAGCGTGAGGGCGTTAATCCGGCGATCCTGACGGCGGCGATCACCCAGGAGCAGATCGAGGCATGGATCGCGGAGGCAGATGTGCGCCGCGCCGAGATTAAAGATCGAGCCGCCTGGCTGGCGTGGGGCATTCGCTCAGGCCACCTGCCACAGGATCATCCGAAGCTGCCACGCGGCCCACAGCGCGCTGGTGTCTCGGGCGCGCAGACGCTCGCGCCGGGATTGTGTGCCTGTGGTCGCTACACCGGCGGCGGTTTGTGTCCCGCCTGTGCCGTTCCCGCTGCCGATCAGCAGCCGCAAGCAGCCGGATCGAAGCAGGCGGAGCAGCCGCAGCAGGTCTGGCATGTAGCCCTGGATAGCCTGCGCAAACATCTGCCCTACAGCGAGTTTGAAACGTGGATCAGAGAAACATCGCTGGTTCAGCTCGAAGACCAGCAGGCGATCGTGGGCACGCCCAACATCTTTGCGCGCGATAAGCTTCAAGAGTCCTACGCGCCGCTGATCGCGGATACGCTGCATACGCTGCTCGGCTTTCCAGTGCAGGTTGCCGTGGTGCTCGACTCGCGGCTGAGCTACTATCGCTGA
- a CDS encoding MBL fold metallo-hydrolase — protein sequence MSILYQVLGAAGHDNALFVWVTSGQAIHRLLFDCGEGCVAEVPYADVLAIDHLLFSHLHMDHIGGFDSFFRSNFNRTSKPNLIWGPPETSRIIHHRFRGFLWNLHADQPGQWYVHDIHSDRLDRFRYAVGEAFAEAHDMDSQPFAGTLIDEASFTVEALHMEHLSPSMAYIVREKPRRNIDRARLEALGLRPGPWLEWVKIRRPNEPATLEVDGVTYERATLREALLIEKPGDSLAYLTDFILDQRAQERLVHALRGCKTVICESQYRQADAAYAERHYHMTAMQAADLARRANVERLILFHISDRYRREEWLELLAEARAIFPNTAFPDHWALTPA from the coding sequence ATGAGTATCTTGTATCAAGTGCTGGGCGCTGCCGGACACGACAACGCGCTCTTTGTGTGGGTGACAAGCGGGCAGGCAATCCATCGGCTGCTCTTCGACTGTGGCGAGGGCTGCGTGGCGGAGGTGCCCTACGCCGACGTACTGGCGATCGACCATCTGCTCTTTTCGCACCTGCACATGGATCATATCGGCGGCTTCGACTCATTCTTTCGCAGCAACTTCAACCGCACCAGTAAACCCAACCTGATCTGGGGTCCGCCCGAAACCAGCCGGATCATTCACCACCGGTTTCGCGGCTTCCTGTGGAACCTGCACGCCGACCAGCCCGGCCAGTGGTATGTGCATGATATTCACTCGGATCGGCTGGACCGTTTTCGGTATGCTGTCGGCGAAGCCTTTGCCGAAGCACACGACATGGACTCGCAGCCATTCGCGGGTACGCTGATCGACGAGGCGAGCTTCACCGTCGAGGCGCTGCACATGGAACATCTGTCGCCATCGATGGCCTACATCGTCCGTGAAAAGCCGCGCCGCAATATCGATCGCGCCCGGCTGGAAGCGCTGGGCCTGCGGCCCGGCCCGTGGCTGGAATGGGTCAAAATCCGCCGCCCCAACGAACCGGCCACGCTTGAGGTCGATGGCGTGACGTACGAGCGGGCGACGCTACGGGAGGCGCTGCTGATCGAAAAGCCGGGCGACTCGCTGGCCTATTTGACGGATTTTATTCTGGATCAGCGGGCACAGGAGCGGCTGGTACACGCGCTCCGAGGTTGCAAGACGGTCATCTGTGAAAGTCAGTATCGTCAGGCCGACGCAGCCTACGCCGAGCGGCACTACCACATGACGGCCATGCAGGCTGCCGATCTGGCTCGTCGCGCCAACGTCGAGCGCCTGATCTTGTTCCATATCTCAGACCGCTATCGTCGCGAGGAGTGGCTGGAGCTACTGGCCGAGGCGCGGGCGATCTTTCCAAACACCGCGTTTCCCGATCATTGGGCGCTGACGCCAGCCTGA
- a CDS encoding ParA family protein, translating to MQVIAIANEKGGVGKTTTTVNLAAALGLAGHRVLVIDLDSQGHATEWLGVTKARVPVDRSAYAILSSQAELPATLLRTGEHNVVLCAAHALLAKAALELGSNVEGLFVLKDALRIDLPIDYVLIDCPPAKGAVVFNALIAADLVVAPVLSQALSLEGLGELNETVARVQGRYSPHLPAPLILINDYEGRSGADRQIQEYLRSQFGSQVFRTMIGRDAPLRECFAAKESIFRYRKTARSAGQFRELVDELKGRLGE from the coding sequence ATGCAAGTCATCGCCATAGCGAACGAAAAGGGCGGCGTGGGTAAAACGACAACTACCGTCAACCTTGCCGCTGCGCTGGGGTTAGCAGGGCACCGAGTCTTAGTCATCGATCTTGATAGCCAGGGGCACGCAACTGAGTGGCTTGGAGTTACGAAAGCGCGCGTGCCTGTCGATCGTTCGGCCTACGCGATCTTATCCAGCCAGGCAGAGCTGCCGGCAACCTTGCTGCGAACCGGCGAGCACAACGTTGTTTTGTGCGCGGCTCATGCGCTGCTGGCAAAAGCAGCCCTGGAGCTAGGGTCGAACGTCGAAGGGCTGTTTGTGCTGAAGGATGCGCTGCGCATCGACCTCCCGATCGACTATGTGTTGATCGACTGTCCCCCCGCCAAAGGCGCGGTCGTCTTCAACGCGCTCATCGCCGCCGATCTCGTGGTCGCGCCGGTGCTCTCGCAGGCGCTCAGTTTGGAAGGTCTGGGCGAACTCAACGAAACCGTGGCGCGAGTTCAGGGCAGATACTCACCCCATCTCCCAGCGCCACTGATACTGATCAACGACTATGAGGGCCGTTCAGGAGCCGATCGGCAGATTCAGGAGTACCTGCGCTCACAGTTCGGATCGCAGGTGTTTCGCACGATGATCGGTCGTGATGCGCCGCTTCGAGAATGCTTTGCTGCCAAAGAAAGCATCTTCCGCTACCGTAAGACAGCTCGATCCGCCGGACAATTTCGTGAGCTTGTCGATGAGCTGAAAGGTCGCCTCGGTGAGTAA
- a CDS encoding ParB N-terminal domain-containing protein, whose protein sequence is MSKKKSINLDQFFSPAADDNDLAFLLGATPEETVQRATERGLPLTYLPTETIAPDPHQLRHLPEPQQLLRQAESGDRAAAAVVASLRELGMSMQEHGQIQPVIVYADSDPQNPAITHRLLNGQRRWSAAELVGLPTLWVVEVPRPKDTERLLHQFEENERREGFSDMERAWAIMALRSAIQAETGADVAWTIIEERMRLSTQRRQDLLRLLRFSPEGQSIIMRYGWSEWTLRPLHMALNAGQLSAEEATDMLRVLAETPDVTTTVVNALIEAYRQRPVGETADISEEEPASPGPKMRHTAERDVVQRLARMRRNVEQLRHQMRRSTDPSNRQAWRAEVEALRKSLDELLEQL, encoded by the coding sequence GTGAGTAAGAAGAAATCGATCAACCTGGACCAGTTTTTTAGTCCGGCAGCCGACGATAACGATCTTGCCTTTCTCCTCGGCGCAACGCCGGAGGAAACGGTGCAGCGCGCGACAGAGCGGGGCTTGCCGCTGACGTATCTGCCAACTGAAACGATCGCGCCGGACCCCCACCAGTTGCGGCACCTGCCTGAGCCTCAACAGCTACTCCGTCAGGCAGAGTCCGGAGATCGGGCGGCGGCGGCGGTGGTTGCCAGCTTGCGCGAGCTTGGCATGTCGATGCAAGAGCACGGGCAGATCCAGCCGGTGATCGTCTATGCCGACAGCGATCCGCAAAACCCGGCGATCACGCATCGTCTGCTGAACGGGCAGCGCCGCTGGAGCGCCGCAGAGCTGGTCGGCTTGCCAACGCTATGGGTCGTCGAGGTGCCCAGGCCGAAAGATACCGAGCGATTGCTGCATCAGTTTGAAGAAAACGAGCGGCGTGAAGGATTTTCGGATATGGAGCGTGCCTGGGCGATCATGGCGCTGCGTAGTGCGATCCAGGCAGAGACAGGTGCCGATGTCGCCTGGACCATTATCGAGGAGCGGATGCGGCTTTCGACTCAGCGCCGTCAGGATCTTCTCCGTCTCCTGCGCTTCTCTCCCGAAGGCCAGTCGATCATCATGCGCTACGGCTGGTCTGAGTGGACGTTACGCCCACTGCATATGGCCCTGAATGCGGGACAGTTGAGCGCCGAGGAAGCAACAGATATGCTGCGGGTGCTGGCGGAGACGCCCGATGTAACAACCACTGTGGTCAACGCGCTGATCGAGGCGTATCGTCAGCGGCCTGTGGGAGAGACGGCTGACATATCTGAGGAAGAGCCTGCATCGCCAGGACCAAAGATGCGCCATACGGCAGAGCGCGATGTCGTGCAGCGTCTGGCACGGATGCGGCGTAATGTGGAGCAGCTACGACATCAAATGCGTCGTAGCACCGATCCGAGCAATCGCCAGGCGTGGCGTGCGGAGGTCGAGGCGCTGCGCAAGAGCCTGGACGAGTTGCTTGAGCAGCTTTAG
- a CDS encoding MFS transporter gives MPQELSCEESTLSPAEVRTGLKLSLIEGVFAQVHITLTAGAFLTGFALLLGAGNTTLGIAAALPFLIQPLQLLGAWLIERFGRRKLIAVGGSLGRLFWLGLMVLPYLPLTMSQRLGLLVVTLLISHALLAFCTNAWTNWMTDLVPPRLRGRYFGVRNTALAACAMIVNAGAGMWLDHMRSLGRSADGYAVLFGVGVICGAISTALLARQPEPSMQLRARLPLADVLRIPWRLASFRQFMTAMIVWNAALGTAASFFSAHALQVLHIPFTTLALFDVLTSAISLLSLPLWGRIADRVGHRRVLIVCMAGVIVLPWAWVLTTPTTLWILYLNAVVSGIWWPGLVLAQSNRLMEQVPREARGAYLALFAATTGMGFFVASTLAGGLADILANVRWSLGPLQVNNYQTLFIIASMLRGSVVLFWRKAL, from the coding sequence ATGCCCCAAGAGCTTTCCTGCGAGGAAAGTACGCTTTCGCCTGCTGAGGTGCGCACAGGACTTAAGCTGTCGCTGATCGAAGGCGTGTTTGCCCAAGTTCACATAACGCTGACAGCAGGCGCGTTTCTAACGGGCTTCGCGCTCCTCCTTGGCGCGGGGAATACGACACTCGGCATTGCGGCGGCGCTGCCCTTTTTGATCCAGCCGCTCCAGCTACTTGGGGCCTGGCTGATCGAGCGCTTTGGACGACGCAAGCTGATCGCAGTGGGTGGCTCGCTGGGGCGCTTGTTCTGGCTGGGGCTGATGGTGCTGCCCTACCTGCCTTTAACCATGAGCCAGCGCCTGGGCCTGCTGGTCGTGACGCTGCTGATCTCGCACGCACTGCTGGCATTCTGCACCAATGCCTGGACCAACTGGATGACCGATTTGGTACCGCCCCGGCTGCGCGGACGCTACTTCGGCGTACGTAACACAGCTCTGGCCGCGTGCGCGATGATCGTCAACGCCGGGGCCGGAATGTGGCTCGATCACATGCGGTCGCTGGGACGGTCGGCAGACGGCTACGCGGTGCTCTTTGGTGTTGGCGTGATCTGCGGCGCGATCAGCACGGCGCTGCTGGCGCGTCAGCCAGAGCCGTCGATGCAGCTTCGCGCGCGGCTGCCGCTCGCCGACGTGCTGCGCATACCGTGGCGCTTAGCGTCATTCCGCCAGTTCATGACGGCGATGATCGTCTGGAACGCGGCGCTCGGCACGGCGGCATCGTTTTTTAGCGCTCATGCGCTCCAGGTGTTGCACATCCCGTTCACGACGCTCGCCCTGTTCGACGTGCTAACCTCGGCGATCAGCCTGTTGTCGCTGCCGCTGTGGGGCCGGATCGCCGACCGGGTGGGACACCGCCGCGTGCTGATCGTATGTATGGCGGGCGTAATTGTGCTGCCGTGGGCCTGGGTGCTGACGACGCCGACGACGCTCTGGATTCTGTATCTCAACGCGGTTGTCTCCGGGATCTGGTGGCCTGGCCTTGTGCTGGCGCAATCGAACCGTCTGATGGAGCAGGTGCCGCGCGAGGCACGCGGTGCCTACCTTGCGCTCTTCGCGGCGACGACCGGGATGGGCTTCTTCGTGGCGTCGACGCTGGCCGGTGGGCTGGCCGACATCCTGGCGAACGTGCGCTGGTCACTTGGCCCGTTACAGGTCAACAACTACCAGACGCTCTTCATCATCGCCAGTATGCTGCGCGGCAGTGTCGTGCTCTTCTGGCGTAAAGCGCTCTAG
- a CDS encoding ATP-binding protein yields MNELVAHIGDERIDTLPVDRAELSDLDLDAVAHHIARATESDRYDGGTKDPMAFLREMRCVVDRDGRLIPTLAGLLIFGRRPQAFLEHTDIALAHFAGTRPDLVTETLHFRRYGGTLTQQIDEVEKYLWSNTRRSINTDSGPQREERPDYPRKALRELTANAVTHRDYNLLGARTQISMFTDRIEWRSPGGLPPGITEDNILYSGSRARNPTIAQLLYQSGYIEAFGMGLPTVINLLKLNDLPPLGMRDTGASFIVTMRGPEAPNVATLTPPRRALLELARKYREITLEQAIRASSDRARRTVQADLKYLVENHFLRAVGQSRDRRYIIAEETEW; encoded by the coding sequence GTGAATGAACTGGTTGCCCATATCGGCGATGAGCGCATAGATACATTACCCGTCGACCGTGCAGAACTATCGGATCTGGATCTGGATGCTGTTGCCCATCACATTGCCAGGGCAACCGAGAGCGACCGCTATGATGGCGGCACGAAAGATCCGATGGCCTTCTTGCGCGAGATGCGCTGCGTGGTCGATCGCGACGGACGCTTGATCCCCACGCTGGCCGGCCTCCTGATCTTCGGGCGTCGTCCGCAGGCGTTCCTCGAACACACCGATATTGCCCTGGCGCATTTCGCCGGAACACGCCCCGATCTTGTCACCGAGACGCTCCACTTTCGCCGCTATGGGGGCACGCTCACCCAGCAGATCGATGAGGTAGAGAAATACCTGTGGAGCAATACCCGCCGGAGCATTAACACCGACTCCGGCCCGCAGCGTGAGGAGCGGCCTGATTATCCGCGCAAAGCTCTCCGCGAGCTAACTGCCAATGCCGTCACCCACCGCGACTATAATTTGCTCGGCGCGCGCACGCAGATCTCGATGTTTACCGATCGGATCGAGTGGCGGTCGCCTGGTGGCCTTCCGCCCGGCATCACCGAGGATAATATCTTGTACAGCGGCAGCCGCGCGCGCAACCCCACGATCGCCCAGTTGCTGTACCAGTCTGGCTATATCGAGGCGTTCGGCATGGGCCTGCCCACGGTGATCAACCTGCTCAAGCTCAACGATCTGCCGCCGCTCGGCATGCGCGACACCGGAGCGTCGTTCATCGTCACGATGCGCGGACCCGAAGCGCCGAATGTTGCGACGCTGACGCCGCCGCGCCGCGCGCTGCTGGAGCTAGCTCGAAAGTATCGCGAGATAACGCTCGAACAGGCGATTCGCGCCTCAAGCGACCGAGCCCGGCGCACCGTCCAGGCTGATCTCAAGTATCTGGTCGAGAATCATTTCTTGCGTGCGGTCGGCCAGTCGCGCGACCGGCGCTATATTATCGCCGAGGAAACCGAGTGGTGA
- a CDS encoding MbtH family protein translates to MNRDEQEDTTIYKVVVNHEEQYSIWPADRENALGWRDVGKSGPKQECLDYIKEVWTDMRPLSLRKKMEEAQGQGE, encoded by the coding sequence ATGAACCGGGATGAGCAGGAAGATACGACGATCTACAAGGTTGTCGTCAACCACGAGGAGCAGTATTCGATCTGGCCCGCCGACCGCGAGAACGCGCTGGGCTGGCGCGACGTCGGCAAGAGCGGACCCAAGCAGGAGTGCCTGGACTACATCAAAGAGGTCTGGACCGACATGCGCCCGCTGAGCCTGCGCAAAAAGATGGAAGAAGCCCAGGGCCAGGGCGAGTAA
- a CDS encoding LLM class F420-dependent oxidoreductase produces MMSRIRIGVQLQPQHTSYADFADGVRQAEELGVDTIWTWDHFYPLYGDPEGTHFEGWTLVTAMAQLTSRAEIGCLVTCNSYRNPDLLADMARTVDHISGGRLIFGIGAGWFERDYREYGYEFGTAPGRLQELGRSLPVIKERWQKLNPPPVRNPIPTLIGGGGEKVTLRLVAQYADLWNSFGPPETYKHKNEVLTSWCHELGRDPAAVERTVLVNPNELDQLDAFVDAGATHMILGLGAPWNIEAAKRLAQWRDAQG; encoded by the coding sequence ATGATGTCACGAATTCGCATCGGAGTACAACTACAGCCGCAGCACACGTCCTACGCCGATTTCGCCGACGGCGTGCGGCAGGCCGAGGAGCTTGGCGTCGACACGATCTGGACCTGGGATCATTTCTACCCGCTGTACGGCGATCCTGAGGGCACGCACTTTGAGGGCTGGACGCTGGTGACGGCGATGGCGCAGTTGACGAGTCGCGCCGAGATCGGCTGCCTGGTGACGTGCAACAGCTACCGCAATCCCGACCTGCTGGCCGACATGGCGCGAACTGTCGATCATATCAGCGGCGGACGCTTGATTTTCGGCATTGGCGCTGGCTGGTTCGAGCGCGACTACCGCGAGTACGGCTATGAGTTCGGCACCGCTCCGGGCCGCCTTCAGGAGCTTGGCCGCAGCCTGCCGGTGATCAAAGAGCGCTGGCAGAAGCTTAACCCGCCGCCCGTGCGCAACCCCATCCCGACGCTGATCGGCGGCGGCGGCGAGAAAGTCACGCTCCGGCTGGTCGCGCAGTACGCCGATCTCTGGAATAGCTTCGGGCCGCCCGAAACATATAAGCACAAGAACGAGGTGCTCACGAGCTGGTGTCACGAGCTAGGCCGCGACCCGGCGGCGGTCGAGCGTACCGTGCTGGTCAACCCCAACGAGCTGGATCAGCTCGATGCATTTGTGGACGCGGGCGCGACGCATATGATCCTGGGCCTGGGCGCGCCCTGGAACATCGAGGCGGCAAAGCGGCTGGCCCAGTGGCGCGACGCGCAGGGCTAA